From one Alicyclobacillus acidocaldarius subsp. acidocaldarius Tc-4-1 genomic stretch:
- a CDS encoding 1,2-dihydroxy-3-keto-5-methylthiopentene dioxygenase, which produces MAYVRIRNTGEEIHGEDQVREFLNRNEVYYDHWDVDRRLPDALKGKFDLSDAEKDEILQALQEEIQDLSRKRGYVKWDVISLSESTPNLDELLKKFEQVHTHTEDEVRAIVSGSGIFIIKGKDGGYFDVVLSAGDVISVPEGNPHFFTLTDERKVVAVRLFIDPAGWVAHPYEDPAFQQA; this is translated from the coding sequence GTGGCATACGTACGGATTCGCAACACGGGCGAAGAGATCCACGGCGAGGACCAGGTGCGCGAATTTCTGAACCGCAATGAGGTCTATTACGATCACTGGGATGTGGATCGGAGGCTCCCGGACGCGCTCAAGGGCAAGTTCGATCTCTCGGATGCGGAGAAGGATGAGATTCTTCAGGCGCTGCAGGAGGAAATCCAGGACCTCTCCCGCAAGCGCGGCTACGTGAAGTGGGACGTCATTTCGCTGTCGGAGTCGACGCCGAATCTGGATGAACTCCTAAAGAAGTTTGAACAGGTGCACACGCACACCGAGGACGAGGTCCGCGCCATTGTGTCGGGGAGCGGTATTTTCATCATCAAGGGCAAGGACGGGGGCTATTTCGACGTGGTGCTTAGCGCCGGTGACGTCATCTCGGTGCCGGAGGGCAACCCGCACTTCTTCACGCTCACAGACGAGCGCAAAGTGGTGGCTGTCCGCCTGTTCATCGATCCGGCGGGATGGGTCGCGCACCCGTACGAAGATCCCGCATTTCAACAGGCGTGA
- a CDS encoding MMPL family transporter, protein MHRFEPKVRTWSRTWRAAAILAWLLAAALLAAVFPAASKEEINRSTLLPASAPSQMAAVRVRDAFPASSGTPAILVFYNPTGISSADWAAIRRTVRELRTHPVTAQTQVPQLDALPPGAAARFASDDGKVVSFPVLLRADASQDQLNQAVDEIDQDLRRAVGADALNRAPDRPGLHAYVTGPVGIAVDATHLFQHADLALLIATTLLVLALMIVLYRSPILALVPLVSVGIAYTVVSSLLGAWARYGGLTFDAQTLSILTVLLFGAGTDYCLFLIARYRQELRRHGRPIDALRASYKGAAGAILMSGLTVSASLLSLLAARSPSFHEFAIPFSVAVFVMALVAITFVPALIGSLGRAAFWPRIPRYEPDAPDAGQPGRVSRWLGRTAVRRRTPVAVLGSLALAACCLALPHVRTSYDLLSSFPADMPSREGYAVLSAHESPGALAPIDVLVEGGSPEGAVRAVQSLAAVEQVHLVAVRDHAHVALMQVELRTNPYSETAMAALPSIERAAAKGASAGGQAAHVYLAGETAAQEDTRAITARDTRVVIPIVLVAIGLLLLVYLRSVVAPLYLLATIVLSYGAAMGLGWLVIREVLHQPAMQGAIPLYAFVFLVALGEDYNIFVMSRIWEVWHQGRAHAAVERGVADTASVITSAGLILAGTFAMLASLPIQVLLQFGVVTAIGVLLDTFVVRPWMVPAITAILGDAARWPRGT, encoded by the coding sequence TTGCATCGATTCGAACCGAAAGTCCGAACGTGGAGCCGGACCTGGCGCGCGGCGGCTATCCTCGCATGGCTCCTCGCCGCTGCCTTACTCGCCGCGGTCTTCCCCGCGGCGTCCAAAGAGGAGATCAACCGCTCCACGCTTCTGCCCGCCTCGGCTCCCAGCCAGATGGCAGCCGTCCGAGTGCGGGATGCGTTCCCCGCATCGTCCGGCACGCCCGCCATCCTCGTCTTCTACAATCCGACCGGCATCTCCTCCGCCGATTGGGCTGCCATTCGCCGCACCGTGCGCGAACTTCGCACGCATCCCGTGACGGCTCAAACGCAGGTGCCCCAGCTCGATGCGCTCCCGCCCGGAGCTGCGGCGCGCTTCGCCTCGGATGACGGCAAAGTGGTGAGCTTCCCGGTGCTCCTGCGCGCGGACGCATCGCAGGACCAGCTGAATCAAGCCGTGGACGAGATCGATCAGGACCTCCGCCGCGCCGTCGGCGCCGACGCGCTCAATCGCGCACCGGACCGTCCCGGCCTGCACGCCTACGTGACGGGGCCAGTAGGCATTGCGGTCGACGCCACGCATCTGTTCCAGCATGCGGATCTCGCCCTACTCATCGCGACGACGTTGCTCGTGCTGGCACTCATGATCGTTCTTTACCGCTCGCCCATCCTGGCCTTGGTGCCGCTCGTGAGCGTCGGGATTGCATACACCGTCGTGAGCTCGCTGCTTGGCGCGTGGGCGCGTTACGGGGGCCTGACCTTCGACGCGCAGACCCTGTCTATCCTGACGGTGCTACTCTTTGGCGCCGGAACGGATTACTGCCTGTTCCTCATCGCCCGCTACCGCCAGGAGCTGCGGCGTCATGGGCGGCCGATCGACGCCTTGCGGGCTAGCTACAAGGGTGCGGCAGGTGCCATTCTGATGAGCGGCCTGACGGTGTCCGCCTCGCTGCTTTCGCTGTTGGCGGCGCGATCGCCGTCGTTTCACGAGTTCGCGATCCCCTTCAGCGTCGCGGTATTCGTGATGGCCCTCGTCGCCATCACCTTCGTGCCGGCGCTCATTGGCTCGCTTGGGCGCGCGGCGTTTTGGCCGCGAATTCCCCGCTATGAACCAGATGCGCCGGACGCAGGGCAACCAGGACGCGTCTCGCGTTGGCTCGGGCGGACAGCGGTGCGGCGCCGCACGCCGGTGGCCGTCCTTGGCTCGCTCGCCCTCGCCGCCTGCTGCCTCGCTCTGCCACACGTGCGCACCAGCTACGACCTGCTCTCGTCCTTCCCGGCGGACATGCCTTCGCGCGAAGGCTACGCCGTGCTGTCGGCCCACGAGAGCCCTGGTGCGCTCGCGCCCATCGACGTGCTGGTCGAGGGCGGCAGCCCCGAAGGTGCCGTCCGCGCCGTGCAATCGCTCGCCGCCGTCGAGCAGGTGCACCTGGTGGCGGTCCGTGACCATGCCCACGTGGCCTTGATGCAGGTGGAGCTGCGAACGAACCCTTATAGCGAAACCGCCATGGCGGCGCTGCCATCCATCGAGCGAGCTGCGGCTAAGGGCGCTTCAGCGGGCGGGCAAGCCGCGCACGTCTACCTGGCCGGCGAAACCGCCGCGCAAGAAGACACGCGAGCGATCACGGCTCGAGACACGCGGGTGGTCATCCCCATTGTGCTTGTCGCCATTGGGCTCCTCCTGCTCGTCTATTTGCGGTCGGTCGTCGCGCCGCTCTATCTCCTCGCGACCATCGTGCTCTCCTACGGCGCCGCCATGGGCCTTGGTTGGCTCGTGATTCGTGAGGTCCTCCATCAGCCCGCCATGCAGGGGGCTATCCCGCTTTACGCGTTCGTCTTTCTGGTGGCACTCGGGGAAGATTACAACATCTTCGTCATGTCGCGCATCTGGGAGGTCTGGCACCAGGGACGGGCTCACGCCGCCGTGGAACGGGGCGTCGCCGACACGGCAAGCGTCATCACTTCCGCCGGTCTCATCCTGGCAGGCACGTTTGCCATGCTCGCGTCGCTGCCCATCCAGGTGCTGCTGCAATTTGGCGTGGTCACGGCCATCGGCGTGCTGCTGGACACCTTCGTGGTGCGGCCCTGGATGGTCCCCGCCATCACCGCGATTCTCGGAGACGCGGCGCGGTGGCCGAGGGGCACCTAG
- a CDS encoding TetR/AcrR family transcriptional regulator produces MRNARSRRPGRPPQVEMDEPTAEKILRAAAECFMDQGFAAVSMDDVAERAGVTKAVVYYYYGSKTELFQRAMMEVMRASRERTQAILREDGPLRERLQKLTRTRLAIPATLDMNHILRGSQRALRQDQLDEMHRAEEQLVEVIAQALHAEMAEGRLRPVDAVFVARSYLALLGMGQAELRRRGGGQAAIDEIAADIVDLLWRGIEPG; encoded by the coding sequence ATGCGGAACGCGAGGAGCCGGCGACCTGGGCGCCCGCCGCAGGTGGAAATGGACGAGCCGACGGCTGAAAAAATTCTCCGCGCGGCTGCTGAGTGCTTCATGGATCAGGGATTCGCGGCGGTTTCGATGGACGACGTCGCGGAACGAGCTGGCGTCACGAAGGCCGTCGTGTATTACTACTATGGTTCCAAGACGGAGCTGTTTCAGCGCGCGATGATGGAGGTCATGCGCGCTTCCCGCGAGCGCACGCAGGCCATTCTGCGCGAGGACGGACCCCTGCGCGAGCGGCTGCAGAAGCTCACGCGAACCCGCCTTGCCATTCCAGCGACGCTCGACATGAACCACATCCTTCGAGGCAGTCAACGCGCGCTTCGCCAGGATCAACTGGACGAGATGCACCGGGCGGAAGAGCAACTGGTGGAAGTCATCGCCCAAGCATTGCACGCGGAGATGGCAGAGGGGCGCTTGCGGCCGGTGGACGCCGTGTTCGTGGCGAGATCGTACCTTGCGCTGCTCGGCATGGGACAGGCGGAATTGCGGCGCCGCGGCGGGGGACAAGCCGCCATCGACGAGATTGCGGCAGACATCGTGGATCTGCTCTGGCGCGGCATCGAGCCGGGGTGA